A single genomic interval of Spirosoma taeanense harbors:
- a CDS encoding peptidoglycan-binding domain-containing protein: MIKTAFRKEAQLATTLQQGSKGFDVQRVQEWLCLNAQRFPNVALNTTLDKDFGPATERAVRNFERAIKRPQTGRVTPDLFAALSEPLSTAFQTEPAASDVRKAVIRIAQMHLRQRSAELHVNEEQTNLGPWVRSYCDGLEGKPFKWCVGFVQTILDQAASGFGRAFTVIMPHTLSCDQLALSGQQSGRLIDNAKLRKDSRLARPGDVFLLRSSAGPVNDWFHAGLITSVSGDVLETIEGNTDSKGGSNGTAVFARVRNFQKATLDVFSIEGL; the protein is encoded by the coding sequence ATGATCAAAACTGCGTTTCGGAAAGAAGCCCAGCTGGCAACCACGCTTCAGCAGGGCAGTAAAGGTTTCGATGTTCAGCGCGTACAGGAATGGCTTTGCTTAAACGCGCAGCGATTTCCGAACGTAGCCCTGAACACGACGTTAGACAAAGATTTTGGACCAGCCACCGAGCGGGCCGTGCGGAACTTCGAGCGGGCAATCAAACGGCCCCAGACAGGCAGAGTTACGCCCGACCTGTTTGCCGCGCTGAGTGAACCCTTATCCACCGCTTTCCAGACCGAACCGGCTGCCAGCGACGTGCGAAAGGCCGTTATTCGGATTGCACAGATGCACCTCCGGCAACGATCGGCCGAACTCCACGTGAACGAAGAGCAGACGAACCTGGGGCCCTGGGTGCGGTCGTATTGCGATGGACTGGAAGGCAAACCGTTCAAATGGTGCGTAGGGTTTGTGCAGACCATTCTCGATCAGGCCGCTTCAGGCTTTGGCCGGGCGTTTACGGTCATCATGCCTCATACGCTCAGTTGCGATCAACTGGCTTTGAGCGGTCAGCAGAGCGGGCGGCTCATCGATAACGCAAAACTTCGTAAAGACTCCCGGCTGGCCCGTCCGGGCGACGTGTTTCTGCTTCGTAGCAGCGCAGGGCCTGTCAACGACTGGTTCCACGCCGGACTGATTACGTCCGTGTCGGGTGATGTGCTGGAAACGATAGAAGGAAATACCGATTCGAAAGGGGGCAGCAACGGTACGGCCGTATTTGCCCGCGTACGTAACTTTCAGAAAGCTACGCTGGATGTGTTTTCAATTGAGGGTTTATGA
- a CDS encoding GlxA family transcriptional regulator: MKHISILVPEGAILGSLEGSRQLLTQVNEFVRARGEAPIFEVQLVGLSKETLLSGGLFTVNTDRLLSEVAKTDLIIIPAIDGEITQALAANRDFVPWLINQYNLGAEIASLCLGAFLLASTGLLKGRKCATHWMATNNFRQLFPDVNLVTEKIITDEQGIYSSGGAFSYLNLILYLIEKYAGRDMAILSAKVFAIEIERDNQLSFTIFQGQKEHEDEPIKKAQEFIEKNYQDKITVEQLTSMLALSRRNFERRFKKATANTIVEYIQRVKMEAAKISLESSRENVNEVMYKVGYTDTKAFRSTFKRITGLSPVEYRNKYNREMQV, from the coding sequence ATGAAGCACATATCGATTTTAGTACCTGAAGGCGCTATTTTGGGTAGTCTCGAAGGCTCCCGTCAGCTCTTAACGCAAGTGAATGAGTTTGTCAGAGCCAGGGGAGAGGCTCCCATCTTCGAGGTGCAGTTAGTTGGTCTTTCAAAGGAAACTCTCCTGAGCGGGGGTCTATTTACAGTAAACACCGACCGGCTTCTGTCGGAGGTAGCTAAAACCGACCTGATCATTATTCCCGCTATTGATGGGGAAATCACCCAGGCGTTAGCGGCCAACCGCGATTTTGTTCCGTGGCTGATCAATCAATATAACCTAGGCGCTGAGATTGCCAGCCTGTGTCTGGGCGCTTTTCTGCTGGCTTCGACGGGCTTACTCAAAGGTCGAAAGTGCGCTACGCATTGGATGGCGACGAACAATTTCCGGCAACTGTTTCCGGACGTAAACCTGGTGACCGAAAAGATCATCACCGACGAGCAGGGAATCTACTCCAGCGGAGGAGCGTTTTCCTATCTGAACCTGATTCTTTACCTCATCGAAAAATACGCCGGTCGGGATATGGCAATTCTATCGGCCAAGGTATTTGCTATTGAAATAGAACGGGACAACCAGTTGTCCTTTACCATCTTCCAGGGTCAGAAAGAGCATGAAGATGAGCCCATAAAGAAAGCCCAGGAGTTTATCGAGAAGAATTACCAGGATAAAATCACCGTTGAGCAATTAACCTCTATGCTGGCGCTGAGCCGTCGGAATTTTGAACGCCGGTTTAAAAAGGCTACTGCTAATACGATCGTGGAGTATATACAGCGCGTGAAAATGGAAGCCGCCAAAATCAGTCTGGAGTCATCCCGGGAGAATGTCAACGAGGTGATGTACAAAGTTGGCTATACCGATACCAAGGCTTTCCGCTCTACATTCAAGCGAATCACTGGTTTGTCGCCCGTTGAGTATCGCAACAAGTATAACCGGGAGATGCAGGTATAA
- a CDS encoding alpha/beta fold hydrolase: protein MSVLLRNNVRVLGNEKADETLVFAHGFGNDQQAWAEVVPAFLDDYRIVLFDYVGANKQTVPYFNPRKYRKLQSFADDILDIIEELSLENITFIGHSVGGMSGILAAIQEPAWFSRLVLLNASPRYVNGDDYYGGFSQEVLNELFTQMESNFYAWASGFAPTIMANPDRPQLASAYAQTLSAMRPDVALSIAKMIFQSDHRTDVERVRHPTLLIQAKDDVAVPMEVCYYLEKHIPNAELSIIDTQGHHPHISDADKVIKAIKPFINLN, encoded by the coding sequence ATGTCAGTACTTTTGCGCAATAACGTTCGTGTGCTGGGAAATGAGAAGGCAGATGAGACGTTGGTGTTTGCTCATGGTTTTGGTAACGACCAACAGGCATGGGCCGAAGTTGTTCCGGCGTTTCTGGATGATTACCGGATTGTGCTGTTCGATTACGTAGGGGCTAACAAGCAAACGGTTCCGTATTTTAATCCTCGTAAGTACAGAAAACTTCAATCGTTTGCCGACGATATCCTGGACATCATTGAGGAGCTTTCCCTGGAAAATATTACTTTTATTGGGCATTCCGTGGGCGGAATGAGTGGAATTCTGGCCGCCATTCAGGAGCCAGCCTGGTTTTCGCGCCTTGTTTTACTGAATGCCTCTCCCCGCTACGTCAACGGAGACGATTACTATGGCGGGTTCAGTCAGGAAGTGCTCAACGAGCTGTTTACCCAGATGGAAAGCAATTTTTATGCCTGGGCCAGCGGGTTTGCCCCGACGATTATGGCTAATCCTGACCGGCCGCAGCTGGCTTCAGCCTATGCCCAGACGCTGTCGGCTATGCGTCCGGATGTTGCGCTTTCTATTGCTAAAATGATCTTTCAGTCAGATCACCGGACTGATGTTGAGCGTGTTAGGCACCCTACTTTGCTCATTCAGGCGAAAGATGACGTAGCCGTTCCGATGGAGGTCTGTTATTACCTGGAAAAACATATTCCGAATGCCGAATTGTCAATCATAGATACGCAGGGCCATCATCCGCACATCAGCGATGCCGACAAGGTCATAAAGGCCATTAAACCGTTTATTAATCTGAACTAA